A single region of the Bacillus cereus genome encodes:
- a CDS encoding FecCD family ABC transporter permease, producing MEASARSIEQQDVNVKEIKSRPLVASIILIAGTILLALSMAVSISFGAADISLKTVWQAVFQFDGSITHHNVIQELRMPRAIGGVVAGAFLAVSGAIMQGMTRNPLASPSLMGITDGAVFGIAIMYAFFPNSPYLMFVIASFIGAAFGASIVYGIGSSSPGGLTPVKLALAGAAISALLGAISSGIALYFNLAQEVSMWNAGGVAGVKWQSINMLVPIGLVCLIIAIMMSRYITILSFGEEIAIGLGQNTTLIKFIGTVLVLVLTGSAVSMAGSVGFVGLVIPHMTRFLVGSDYRWVIPCSAVLGGLLIECADMLSRVINPPFETPIGAITALIGVPFFLYLARNEGRGKM from the coding sequence ATGGAAGCGAGCGCAAGGAGTATAGAACAGCAAGATGTGAATGTTAAAGAGATTAAGAGCAGACCGCTCGTTGCCTCTATTATTTTAATAGCAGGCACAATTTTGTTAGCTTTAAGCATGGCAGTTTCTATTTCGTTTGGTGCTGCAGATATTAGTTTAAAGACCGTTTGGCAAGCTGTATTTCAGTTTGATGGGTCTATAACGCATCATAACGTAATTCAAGAACTTCGCATGCCTAGGGCGATAGGGGGCGTAGTTGCAGGTGCCTTTTTAGCGGTATCAGGAGCCATTATGCAAGGGATGACACGGAATCCACTTGCATCACCATCGTTAATGGGGATTACAGATGGTGCTGTATTCGGGATTGCAATTATGTATGCATTCTTCCCTAATTCACCTTATTTAATGTTTGTTATCGCATCTTTTATTGGAGCTGCGTTTGGAGCAAGTATTGTATATGGTATTGGGTCTTCTTCACCGGGTGGATTAACACCTGTGAAATTAGCTTTAGCTGGAGCTGCAATTAGTGCTTTATTAGGGGCAATTTCATCTGGAATTGCATTGTACTTCAATCTTGCCCAAGAGGTGAGTATGTGGAATGCAGGCGGCGTTGCCGGAGTGAAATGGCAAAGTATTAATATGTTAGTACCGATTGGTCTTGTTTGCCTCATTATAGCAATTATGATGTCGAGATATATTACCATTTTAAGCTTTGGTGAAGAAATTGCGATTGGGCTAGGTCAAAATACTACATTAATTAAATTCATTGGAACAGTACTTGTTCTTGTATTAACGGGTTCTGCGGTTTCTATGGCAGGATCGGTTGGATTTGTTGGTCTTGTAATTCCACATATGACTCGTTTCCTTGTAGGCTCAGATTATAGATGGGTTATTCCATGTTCTGCGGTCTTAGGTGGATTGTTAATTGAATGTGCAGATATGTTATCTCGCGTTATTAATCCACCATTTGAAACGCCAATTGGAGCAATTACAGCGCTAATTGGAGTTCCATTCTTCCTCTACTTAGCACGTAACGAAGGGAGAGGGAAAATGTGA
- a CDS encoding YuzB family protein, with amino-acid sequence MGNEFRVCDDCQATNVKTLIPKLKKVDSCATIEVACQSYCGPGRKKSFAFVNNRPVAAPTEDELIVKIAAKLNK; translated from the coding sequence ATGGGAAACGAATTTCGTGTGTGCGATGATTGTCAGGCGACGAACGTTAAAACGCTGATTCCGAAGTTAAAAAAAGTAGATTCATGTGCAACGATTGAGGTTGCATGTCAGTCTTACTGTGGCCCTGGTCGTAAAAAATCATTCGCGTTTGTAAATAATCGTCCAGTTGCGGCTCCAACAGAAGACGAATTAATTGTAAAAATTGCAGCAAAGTTAAATAAGTAA
- a CDS encoding RsfA family transcriptional regulator, translating to MKVRQDAWTDEDDLLLAETVLRHVREGSTQLNAFEEVGDQLNRTSAACGFRWNAVVRYSYEQALQLAKKHRKDKMRAASGEQAKKRLLYTPPASEAVDDYEELVPYEAAVQYKEAIPYQEPTVPAPKSSITMQDVIYFLQTVGSSNIKITALENENTRLKQEIKAQILRNEELEKKLEKLEQQSHTVQEDYETLMNIMNRARKLAVMDEEERPQTSFRMDRNGNLEKIAE from the coding sequence ATGAAAGTAAGACAAGATGCTTGGACAGACGAGGACGATTTATTACTTGCTGAAACGGTGCTTCGCCATGTTCGAGAAGGAAGTACTCAATTGAATGCATTTGAAGAAGTAGGAGATCAGTTAAACCGCACATCCGCTGCTTGTGGTTTCCGCTGGAACGCTGTCGTTCGCTATAGTTATGAGCAGGCTCTTCAACTAGCAAAAAAACATCGTAAAGATAAAATGCGTGCTGCGAGCGGCGAACAGGCAAAAAAACGCTTACTTTATACACCACCAGCTTCAGAAGCGGTAGATGATTATGAAGAACTAGTACCATACGAAGCAGCTGTTCAATATAAAGAAGCAATTCCATATCAAGAGCCGACTGTCCCTGCTCCAAAAAGCTCGATAACAATGCAAGATGTTATTTACTTTTTACAAACAGTTGGATCTTCAAATATAAAAATAACAGCTCTTGAAAACGAGAATACGAGATTGAAACAAGAAATTAAAGCGCAAATCTTGCGAAATGAAGAACTAGAAAAGAAACTAGAAAAATTAGAACAACAATCTCATACTGTACAAGAAGATTACGAAACACTTATGAATATTATGAACCGAGCTCGTAAATTGGCAGTAATGGATGAGGAGGAGCGTCCCCAAACCTCTTTTCGAATGGATCGAAACGGTAATTTAGAAAAAATTGCAGAATAA
- a CDS encoding lipoate--protein ligase family protein has translation MSNSRSILSQPEWRIVDQSSLGPTFHALQSFAMDDTLCTSIGKGHSAATMRSWVHHNTIVLGIQDSRLPHLEEGISFLKENNFNVIVRNSGGLAVVLDEGVLNVSLLFQETEKGIDIDLGYDTMWHLIKEMLKDYDVTIEAKEIVGSYCPGSYDLSIRNQKFAGISQRRIRGGVAVQIYLCATGSGSERAALVRDFYNVAIQREETRFTYPEIVPSTMASLSELLGETITVQDLMMRLLKTLQQFAPKLTPSQLTVDEIPLYETNLQRIIDRNNKALGLEK, from the coding sequence ATGAGCAATTCCCGTTCGATTTTATCTCAGCCAGAGTGGCGTATTGTGGATCAGTCTAGTTTAGGACCAACATTCCATGCACTTCAGTCATTCGCAATGGATGACACTTTATGCACAAGCATCGGAAAAGGTCACTCCGCTGCAACAATGCGTTCTTGGGTTCATCACAATACAATTGTTCTTGGCATTCAAGATTCGCGCCTACCACATTTAGAAGAAGGTATTTCCTTTTTAAAAGAAAACAACTTCAATGTTATCGTTCGTAATTCTGGCGGACTTGCGGTCGTACTTGATGAAGGTGTTTTAAACGTATCACTTTTATTCCAAGAAACAGAAAAAGGTATCGATATTGATCTTGGGTACGATACGATGTGGCATTTAATTAAGGAAATGTTAAAAGATTACGATGTTACTATCGAGGCAAAAGAAATTGTTGGTTCTTACTGTCCTGGTAGCTATGATTTAAGTATTCGTAATCAAAAATTCGCTGGTATTTCACAGCGCCGTATTCGCGGTGGCGTTGCTGTACAAATTTACTTATGTGCAACAGGAAGCGGTTCTGAGCGTGCCGCACTCGTTCGTGATTTCTACAACGTAGCAATTCAAAGAGAAGAAACGCGATTTACGTACCCTGAAATTGTACCGAGTACGATGGCTTCACTCTCTGAATTACTTGGCGAAACAATTACAGTACAAGATTTAATGATGCGCCTTTTAAAAACGCTGCAACAATTCGCTCCAAAGTTAACACCATCTCAACTAACAGTAGATGAAATTCCTTTATACGAGACGAATTTACAACGTATTATTGATCGCAACAATAAAGCACTTGGTTTAGAAAAATAA
- the pta gene encoding phosphate acetyltransferase, with the protein MSNLFTTVKEKVQGKGISIVLPEGTDERILGAAERLAKEELVKPILVGNKEEISAKAASMNLTLAGVDIYDPATYEEMDAMVASFVERRKGKATEEDARKILKDENYFGTMLVYMGKAQGLVSGAAHSTADTVRPALQIIKTKPGVTKTSGVFIMVREEEKYVFADCAINIAPNSQDLAEIGIESAKTAELFGIDPRVAMLSFSTKGSAKSPETEKVVEATRIAKEMAPELTLDGEFQFDAAFVPSVAEKKAPGSTIKGDANVFVFPSLEAGNIGYKIAQRLGNFEAVGPILQGLNMPVNDLSRGCNEEEVYKLALITAAQAL; encoded by the coding sequence GTGAGCAACTTATTTACAACAGTAAAAGAAAAAGTTCAAGGAAAAGGCATTTCTATCGTACTTCCTGAAGGAACTGATGAAAGAATTTTAGGCGCTGCAGAGCGTTTAGCAAAAGAAGAGTTAGTAAAACCAATTTTAGTTGGTAATAAAGAAGAAATTAGCGCAAAAGCTGCTAGCATGAATTTAACATTAGCAGGCGTTGATATTTATGACCCAGCTACATATGAAGAAATGGATGCAATGGTAGCATCTTTCGTTGAACGCCGTAAAGGTAAAGCAACAGAAGAAGATGCTCGCAAAATCCTTAAAGACGAAAACTACTTCGGTACAATGCTTGTATACATGGGCAAAGCACAAGGTTTAGTAAGTGGTGCAGCTCACTCTACAGCTGATACAGTTCGTCCAGCACTTCAAATTATTAAAACAAAACCAGGCGTTACAAAAACTTCAGGCGTATTCATCATGGTACGTGAAGAAGAGAAGTATGTATTCGCTGATTGCGCAATTAACATTGCACCAAACAGCCAAGATTTAGCTGAAATTGGTATCGAAAGTGCGAAAACTGCTGAACTATTCGGCATTGACCCACGCGTTGCTATGTTAAGCTTCTCTACAAAAGGTTCTGCGAAATCTCCAGAAACAGAAAAAGTTGTAGAAGCAACTCGCATTGCGAAAGAAATGGCTCCTGAATTAACTTTAGATGGAGAATTCCAATTCGATGCTGCATTCGTACCATCTGTAGCTGAGAAGAAAGCTCCAGGTTCTACAATTAAAGGTGATGCTAACGTATTCGTATTCCCAAGCCTAGAAGCTGGTAATATTGGCTACAAAATCGCTCAACGCTTAGGTAACTTCGAAGCAGTAGGACCAATCTTACAAGGTTTAAACATGCCTGTAAATGACCTATCTCGTGGATGTAACGAAGAAGAAGTGTACAAGTTAGCTTTAATTACGGCAGCTCAAGCACTTTAA
- the hemQ gene encoding hydrogen peroxide-dependent heme synthase — MSEATTTLDGWYCLHDLRSIDWAAWKTLSSDERGQAVSEFLNVVEKWNEVAAAKKGSHAMYTVVGQKADIMLMILRPTMEELNEIETELNKTTLAEYLVPAYSYVSVVELSNYLPADEDPYQNPQILARLYPELPKANHICFYPMDKRRQGNDNWYMLPMEERKKMMYSHSKIGRQYAGKVRQVISGSVGFDDFEWGVTLFADDVLQFKKLIYEMRFDEVSARYGEFGTFFVGNILPGEKVEKFLHI, encoded by the coding sequence ATGAGTGAAGCAACAACAACGTTAGATGGCTGGTATTGTTTACATGATTTACGTTCTATTGATTGGGCAGCATGGAAAACATTATCTAGTGACGAACGCGGACAAGCAGTGTCTGAATTTTTAAATGTCGTTGAAAAATGGAACGAAGTAGCTGCTGCAAAAAAAGGCAGTCATGCAATGTATACAGTTGTTGGTCAAAAAGCAGATATTATGCTGATGATCTTACGTCCAACAATGGAAGAATTAAATGAAATCGAAACAGAATTAAATAAAACAACATTAGCTGAATATTTAGTTCCTGCATATTCTTACGTATCTGTTGTTGAACTAAGCAACTACCTTCCAGCTGATGAAGATCCATACCAAAACCCACAAATCTTAGCTCGCTTATATCCTGAGTTACCAAAAGCAAATCATATTTGCTTCTATCCAATGGATAAGCGTCGCCAAGGTAATGACAACTGGTACATGCTTCCTATGGAAGAACGTAAAAAAATGATGTACAGTCACAGTAAAATCGGTCGCCAATACGCAGGGAAAGTACGCCAAGTAATTTCAGGATCAGTCGGATTCGACGATTTCGAGTGGGGCGTAACATTATTCGCTGACGATGTTCTTCAATTTAAGAAGCTTATATATGAAATGCGCTTCGATGAAGTAAGTGCTCGTTACGGTGAATTCGGTACATTCTTCGTTGGGAACATTTTACCAGGCGAAAAAGTAGAGAAATTTTTACACATATAA
- a CDS encoding serine hydrolase, producing MYMKKILSILLAFLLSISSLGVTTSHAEEKIHIEAAAALLFDADTGKILHEQNPDELLAIASMSKLIVVYAVLEAIKEGKITWDTKVNISDYAYEVSRNNEFSNVPFEKGRQYTVRELYHSIVIFSANGSSIALAELLAGSEKNFLNLANEHAEKLGLKKYKFVNATGLNNADLKGKHPEGTDPNGENSMSARDMGILSKTIITKYPEMLEDTKQRFRNFPDNHPKPIRMENWNWMLPGAAFAYEGADGLKTGSSDTAGYGFTITAKRGDLRLISVIIKTKSMDERFTESRALIEYGFNNFEKQKLKIDKNNKISVVKGKEDYVTVTPEKEVTVVTAKGSKAPYKISTEADKSLAEDGHLVAPIKKDAKVGSIVLEPTDKYGFLDGTKSMKVAAKTTEEVAKANWFVLTMRSVGDFFSNLWSKIF from the coding sequence ATGTATATGAAGAAAATCTTGTCTATTTTACTAGCGTTTCTATTGTCAATTTCTTCCTTAGGAGTAACAACATCCCATGCAGAAGAAAAAATACATATAGAGGCAGCTGCTGCACTTCTATTTGATGCAGATACAGGAAAAATACTGCATGAACAAAATCCAGATGAATTACTAGCTATCGCTAGTATGTCAAAATTAATTGTTGTTTATGCCGTATTAGAAGCAATTAAAGAAGGAAAAATCACTTGGGATACGAAAGTAAACATTTCTGATTACGCTTATGAAGTTTCACGTAATAATGAATTCTCTAACGTACCGTTCGAAAAGGGACGCCAATATACTGTAAGAGAATTATATCATTCTATCGTTATCTTCTCTGCGAATGGATCTAGTATTGCTTTAGCAGAATTACTTGCAGGCAGTGAGAAAAACTTCTTAAATCTTGCAAATGAACATGCAGAAAAACTAGGGTTAAAGAAATATAAATTTGTAAACGCTACTGGGTTGAATAACGCTGATTTAAAAGGGAAACATCCTGAAGGAACTGATCCGAATGGAGAAAACTCTATGTCAGCTCGCGATATGGGTATTCTTTCAAAAACAATTATTACAAAGTATCCAGAAATGCTAGAGGATACAAAACAAAGATTTAGAAACTTCCCAGATAATCATCCGAAACCAATTCGTATGGAAAACTGGAACTGGATGTTACCAGGTGCTGCTTTCGCTTATGAAGGAGCAGATGGTTTAAAAACAGGAAGTTCTGATACTGCTGGATATGGATTCACTATTACAGCAAAACGTGGTGATTTACGCCTTATTTCAGTTATTATTAAAACAAAATCAATGGATGAGCGTTTCACAGAATCTCGTGCATTAATTGAATATGGGTTTAATAACTTCGAAAAACAGAAATTAAAAATAGATAAAAACAACAAAATTTCTGTAGTAAAAGGGAAAGAAGACTACGTAACAGTTACACCAGAAAAAGAAGTGACAGTAGTTACTGCAAAAGGTAGCAAAGCACCTTACAAAATTTCTACTGAAGCGGATAAGTCACTCGCTGAAGATGGACATTTAGTTGCTCCTATTAAGAAAGATGCAAAGGTTGGTTCCATCGTTTTAGAGCCAACTGATAAATACGGATTTTTAGATGGAACTAAAAGTATGAAAGTTGCTGCAAAAACGACAGAAGAAGTAGCAAAAGCAAATTGGTTCGTATTAACAATGCGTTCCGTTGGTGATTTCTTCTCAAACTTATGGTCCAAAATATTTTAA
- the cwlJ gene encoding cell wall hydrolase CwlJ → MGVIAYNEEDVKLLARLMRAEAEGEGQQGMLMVGNVGVNRVRGNCLDFKKIRNLRQMVYQNPGGFEATQKGYFYQRAREQDIALARRTIQGQRFWPANFALWFFRPEGPCPPTWYDQQNSGRFKKHCFFQPSGEDCPGVY, encoded by the coding sequence ATGGGTGTTATTGCTTATAACGAAGAAGATGTAAAGTTATTAGCTAGACTGATGCGTGCTGAAGCCGAAGGAGAAGGGCAACAAGGAATGTTAATGGTCGGAAACGTTGGGGTAAATCGTGTCCGCGGAAATTGTTTAGATTTTAAAAAAATACGTAATTTACGTCAAATGGTTTATCAAAATCCTGGTGGTTTTGAGGCAACTCAAAAAGGGTATTTTTATCAGCGAGCGAGAGAGCAAGATATCGCATTAGCAAGACGGACCATTCAAGGACAACGTTTTTGGCCCGCCAATTTTGCCTTATGGTTCTTTAGACCTGAAGGTCCTTGCCCGCCAACTTGGTATGACCAACAAAATTCTGGACGTTTTAAAAAGCATTGCTTCTTTCAACCATCTGGTGAAGATTGTCCTGGCGTATATTAA
- the gerQ gene encoding spore coat protein GerQ, with amino-acid sequence MAQQQNPYYGTGFYQPSGTYVQPQQMTPGQQQQQQAMQQQAAQAQLAVSQGMLPLEQSYIENILRLNKGKPATVVMTYERGSSLGTQSYTGIIEAAGRDHIVISEPKSGKRYLLLMIYLDYVEFPGEIAYLPAQQATYAPRP; translated from the coding sequence ATGGCACAGCAACAAAACCCATACTACGGAACAGGTTTTTATCAACCATCTGGAACTTATGTACAACCGCAACAAATGACTCCTGGGCAACAGCAACAGCAGCAAGCGATGCAACAACAAGCTGCTCAGGCTCAACTTGCAGTTTCTCAAGGTATGTTACCACTAGAGCAATCGTATATTGAAAACATCCTTCGTTTAAACAAAGGCAAGCCGGCTACAGTTGTAATGACTTATGAACGTGGTAGTTCGCTTGGTACACAATCTTATACAGGGATCATCGAGGCAGCTGGCCGTGATCATATTGTAATTAGTGAACCGAAATCTGGAAAGCGCTATTTGCTACTAATGATTTACTTAGATTATGTAGAATTCCCAGGAGAAATTGCGTATTTACCTGCCCAACAAGCAACTTATGCTCCAAGACCATAA
- a CDS encoding DUF423 domain-containing protein, translating into MKIFFLLGCIAAGLSVALGAFGAHGLENKISAKMLEVWKTGVTYQMFHAGGLFVVALLMDKMQSSLLSAAGWFMVAGIIMFSGSLYALSTTGIKFFGPITPLGGVAFIVAWILVGTAVVKGL; encoded by the coding sequence ATGAAAATTTTCTTTTTACTAGGTTGCATTGCAGCGGGATTATCCGTTGCATTAGGGGCTTTTGGAGCACATGGTTTAGAAAATAAAATTTCTGCAAAAATGTTAGAAGTGTGGAAGACGGGCGTTACATATCAAATGTTTCATGCAGGGGGCTTATTTGTAGTTGCTTTATTAATGGACAAAATGCAATCATCACTTTTAAGCGCTGCGGGTTGGTTTATGGTAGCTGGGATTATTATGTTCTCAGGCAGTCTTTATGCATTAAGTACAACAGGTATTAAATTCTTTGGCCCAATTACACCTCTCGGTGGTGTAGCGTTTATTGTGGCGTGGATTTTAGTCGGAACTGCAGTTGTAAAAGGGTTATAA
- a CDS encoding YwdI family protein, whose product MQISSDKILNKMANEIAKAKSSEGQKSKEHLLVVRALCDLLLDEQVESHTYREPQVQSQIIGSQPMTTVQPVMPISGEPVYIKEDDANGNSLLDF is encoded by the coding sequence ATGCAAATATCTAGCGACAAGATTTTAAATAAAATGGCGAATGAAATTGCAAAGGCAAAAAGTAGTGAAGGGCAAAAGTCTAAAGAACATTTATTAGTTGTGCGAGCATTATGTGATTTATTATTAGATGAACAAGTTGAATCCCATACTTATAGAGAACCACAAGTTCAATCACAAATAATCGGATCTCAGCCTATGACAACAGTTCAGCCGGTGATGCCGATTTCTGGAGAGCCAGTATATATAAAAGAAGATGATGCAAACGGTAACTCTTTATTGGACTTTTAA
- a CDS encoding potassium channel family protein, with protein sequence MNARKQLWIAVVCMTFVVILGTLGFMIIEEISLFQAFWMTMITVLTVGYGDAVPVTQAGKVFALLIIPIGVGIVTYAIGVVAAMLIEGNLFHAVRRKKMDKQIAQLENHIIVCGCGRVGLQVVHELQEKKMPFVVVDKDESILEQEKLLYVHGDATEDQVLHNAGISKAAGLVAIVANDAENVFITLTARGLNDAIKIVARAEKPETEEKLRRAGANKVINPSSMAGIHIAKGIANPLTVHYIDTVLYGIEQSFVIEEISVGNDSILVNKSLLESDVRNQFDVTILAILRDGNIIHNPTGQEKLQERDMIIVFGSVEKLGQFEKELQSTR encoded by the coding sequence ATGAATGCACGTAAGCAATTATGGATAGCAGTTGTATGTATGACCTTTGTTGTAATTCTAGGAACGCTAGGATTTATGATAATTGAAGAGATTAGTTTATTTCAAGCATTTTGGATGACGATGATTACTGTATTAACTGTTGGATATGGAGATGCGGTTCCTGTAACGCAGGCGGGAAAAGTTTTTGCTCTTCTTATTATACCTATTGGCGTCGGTATCGTTACGTATGCAATTGGGGTAGTAGCAGCTATGCTTATTGAAGGGAATTTATTTCATGCAGTGCGGAGGAAGAAGATGGATAAACAAATAGCACAGTTAGAAAATCATATTATAGTGTGTGGATGCGGTAGAGTAGGGCTTCAAGTTGTACATGAATTGCAGGAAAAGAAAATGCCATTTGTAGTTGTGGATAAAGATGAAAGTATATTGGAGCAGGAAAAACTTTTATATGTACACGGGGATGCAACGGAAGATCAAGTATTACATAACGCTGGAATTTCGAAGGCAGCGGGTCTAGTTGCTATCGTAGCAAACGATGCTGAAAATGTATTTATTACATTAACAGCAAGGGGATTGAACGATGCAATTAAAATTGTAGCAAGAGCTGAAAAGCCAGAAACAGAAGAGAAATTACGACGCGCTGGTGCAAATAAGGTCATTAATCCATCTAGTATGGCAGGAATTCATATTGCAAAAGGTATTGCGAATCCGCTAACAGTTCATTATATTGATACAGTACTGTATGGAATAGAACAATCATTTGTAATTGAAGAAATTTCAGTCGGAAACGATTCTATCTTAGTCAATAAATCGTTACTAGAAAGTGATGTGAGAAATCAATTTGATGTAACAATTTTGGCTATTTTAAGGGATGGAAATATTATTCATAATCCAACGGGGCAGGAAAAACTGCAAGAACGTGATATGATAATAGTATTTGGTTCAGTAGAGAAACTGGGACAATTTGAGAAAGAATTACAAAGTACGAGGTGA
- a CDS encoding purine/pyrimidine permease, with translation MKIFLSALQWALFILAGSLIVPISVATSYGLDGAEAIAFVQRTLFVLGFAGLLQAIFGHKLPIQEGPAGLWWGIFSLYASLGVVLFGSSNETLKVLQYAFLLSGIICIILSVFGLIDKLVRYFTPTVIGTYLFLLVAQLSGSFLKGMFGLDGQHTEVQANVFILSLIVILLSFFIMKLPIIGQYSVLFSIVFGWILFACFGLSNPVTPVTDIIRLPSLFVFGMPRIEWNMAITVVFVTLLLLTNMLASIRVVQKVVSKYEKDPAPNRFKQAGIITGINQLLGGLFSAIGPVAISGSAGFIATTNIYKRLPFMLGSSFIILVSIFPKITSFFAAIPVAVGYAAIYPVFASMIGLAFREYNTVQNKEQLFKVAGLSIFTGVGVMFIPAGAFSTLPPFLASFLSNGLVLGSVMAILLEILFSRSNEKQLS, from the coding sequence ATGAAGATATTTCTTTCTGCCTTGCAATGGGCACTATTTATTTTAGCTGGAAGTCTTATTGTACCAATTAGTGTCGCAACTAGTTACGGTCTTGATGGCGCTGAAGCCATCGCGTTTGTACAAAGAACATTATTTGTTCTCGGATTTGCTGGTCTCTTGCAAGCTATATTTGGGCATAAACTTCCTATTCAAGAAGGTCCTGCAGGCCTTTGGTGGGGAATCTTCTCCCTTTATGCAAGTTTAGGCGTCGTATTATTTGGATCAAGCAATGAAACGCTTAAGGTCCTCCAGTACGCTTTCCTATTAAGCGGAATCATTTGTATTATTCTTAGTGTTTTTGGACTTATCGATAAACTAGTTCGTTACTTTACACCGACAGTAATTGGAACATATTTATTCCTTCTCGTCGCACAACTTAGTGGCTCCTTCTTAAAAGGCATGTTTGGTCTTGATGGACAACACACAGAAGTACAGGCTAACGTATTTATTCTTTCACTCATTGTTATTTTACTATCTTTTTTCATTATGAAGCTACCTATTATTGGACAATATTCCGTTCTTTTCAGTATCGTCTTCGGCTGGATATTATTCGCATGCTTCGGATTATCTAATCCAGTAACACCTGTGACAGATATAATTCGTCTTCCATCTCTATTTGTTTTCGGAATGCCTCGCATTGAATGGAACATGGCAATTACAGTAGTTTTCGTCACACTACTACTTCTAACAAATATGTTAGCAAGCATTCGCGTTGTACAAAAGGTTGTTTCTAAATATGAAAAAGATCCCGCTCCAAATCGCTTCAAACAAGCTGGCATTATAACAGGAATAAATCAATTACTAGGTGGTCTATTTTCAGCCATTGGTCCTGTTGCCATTTCTGGATCAGCAGGATTTATCGCAACGACAAATATTTATAAACGCCTTCCATTTATGTTAGGATCAAGTTTTATCATTCTTGTTAGTATATTCCCAAAGATTACTTCATTCTTTGCAGCAATCCCCGTTGCAGTTGGGTATGCTGCGATTTACCCTGTATTTGCAAGCATGATTGGTCTCGCTTTTCGCGAATATAACACTGTACAAAATAAAGAACAATTATTTAAAGTAGCAGGTCTTTCAATATTTACAGGAGTGGGAGTTATGTTCATTCCGGCAGGAGCATTTTCTACGCTACCACCATTTTTAGCATCGTTTTTAAGTAACGGTCTCGTTCTTGGGTCTGTTATGGCTATTTTGCTGGAAATACTATTTTCTCGTTCGAACGAAAAGCAACTATCGTAA
- a CDS encoding Cof-type HAD-IIB family hydrolase, with translation MTYKMIVLDLDDTLLRDDHTISPRTKEALMTAQEQGVKVVLASGRPTFGMRNVAKELRLEEYGSFILSFNGAKIINCKTNEEIFSSTLSPEIVHNLFEISKTEDVWIHTYIGDDIVTEENNPYTEIEGDITGMPIVVVDDFKAAVTDPVVKVLMNKEAERLVEVEKKLQKQLEGQLSVMRSKPFFLEFTEYGVTKGTSLNQLIQKLGIKREEVIAMGDSYNDQAMIEFAGLGVAMGNAPDDIKEIANYVTDTNMNDGVAKVVEKFVLKTEVLV, from the coding sequence ATGACTTATAAAATGATTGTTTTAGATTTAGATGATACTTTATTACGCGATGACCATACCATTTCACCTCGTACGAAAGAGGCTTTAATGACAGCACAAGAGCAAGGAGTTAAAGTTGTACTGGCTTCTGGGCGTCCAACGTTTGGTATGCGCAATGTTGCAAAAGAACTTCGTTTAGAAGAATACGGTAGCTTCATTCTATCCTTTAACGGTGCAAAAATTATTAACTGTAAAACAAATGAAGAAATCTTTAGTAGTACGCTATCTCCTGAGATCGTTCACAACCTATTTGAAATTAGTAAAACTGAAGACGTTTGGATTCATACTTATATTGGCGATGATATCGTGACAGAAGAAAATAACCCGTATACCGAAATTGAGGGTGACATTACTGGTATGCCAATTGTTGTAGTAGATGATTTTAAAGCCGCTGTAACAGATCCTGTAGTAAAAGTATTAATGAACAAAGAAGCTGAACGCCTTGTTGAAGTAGAAAAGAAACTACAAAAACAACTAGAAGGCCAATTAAGCGTAATGCGTTCAAAACCATTCTTCTTAGAATTTACTGAATATGGTGTTACAAAAGGAACAAGCCTAAACCAACTAATCCAAAAACTTGGTATTAAGCGTGAAGAGGTTATCGCAATGGGTGATAGCTATAACGACCAAGCTATGATTGAATTTGCTGGTCTTGGCGTTGCAATGGGCAATGCACCAGATGATATTAAAGAAATTGCGAACTACGTGACAGATACAAATATGAACGATGGTGTTGCAAAAGTTGTAGAGAAATTCGTTTTAAAAACGGAAGTACTTGTTTAA